A part of Halobaculum sp. MBLA0143 genomic DNA contains:
- a CDS encoding PrkA family serine protein kinase, producing the protein MTDYIDRADEALAGAYEPPLSLSEYVERALRKPSVAAHAAKYLLDAIESMGTRTVVEEGETHERYRFFDDPHNDGEHAVLGNTAILNAFVDDLRTVAADRGKGEKIVWFDGPTATGKSELKRCLVNGLREYSKTAAGRRYTVEWNIAATTADDRGLSYAGGDTDDEDDWYESPVQTNPLSVFPPDVRAEILAELNERHDDPVPVRVDTELDPFSREAYDELEERYRREGTEGLFSAVTDRRHLRVKNYVVDEGQGIGVLHAEDDGSPKERLVGSWMPGMLRELDARGRKDPRAFSYDGVLSQGNGLLTLVEDASQHADLLRKLLNVPDEERVKLDKGIGMDIDTQLIVISNPDLDVELDQYADRNGRDPLKALKRRLDRHEFRYLTSVSLETELIHRELTDETPVWETAVLDETPELPNSRATDDVTVDPELVHDHVQQRVRAPLTVTVRDDRGRTRERELAPHTLEAAAMYGVVSRLDGEDLPPELDLVEKATLFDRGYLREGDERTEADAFEFDGDDGSHGIPVTYTRDIIADLLHEETDRAHPELPVEEVLLPSDVVNAMADRLSTAPVFSRAETAEYETRLAGVKDWVFERQESDVLDAVLADKAVAEETVAEYVEHVFAWEADEQVETERGSVDPDPLLMKVFETEHLGRFEDDDYRGNEPGSTVVSFRREKVITALNRFAWEHRDDDFSIADVDLTEIPVIRAVLDTHSWDDVARIFEDLDPAQWEDPPANTETEQVKEDTIRHMTENGYSEASAELTSRRVMREVKGRWD; encoded by the coding sequence GTGACCGACTACATCGACCGCGCAGACGAGGCGTTGGCCGGGGCGTACGAACCCCCGTTGTCGCTGTCGGAGTACGTCGAGCGGGCGCTCCGGAAGCCGTCCGTGGCGGCCCACGCCGCGAAGTACCTCTTGGACGCCATCGAGTCGATGGGCACCCGTACGGTCGTCGAGGAGGGGGAGACACACGAGCGGTACCGTTTCTTCGACGACCCGCACAACGACGGCGAACACGCCGTGCTCGGCAACACGGCGATCCTCAACGCCTTCGTGGACGACCTGCGGACGGTCGCGGCCGACCGCGGGAAAGGCGAGAAGATCGTCTGGTTCGACGGGCCGACGGCCACCGGGAAGTCGGAGCTGAAGCGGTGTCTCGTCAACGGGCTCCGGGAGTACTCGAAGACGGCAGCCGGTCGACGCTACACCGTCGAGTGGAACATCGCCGCGACGACGGCCGACGACCGGGGGCTGAGCTACGCCGGCGGCGACACGGACGACGAGGACGACTGGTACGAGAGTCCGGTCCAGACCAATCCTCTGTCCGTGTTCCCGCCGGACGTGCGCGCAGAGATCCTGGCGGAGCTCAACGAGCGTCACGACGACCCGGTGCCGGTCCGCGTCGACACGGAGTTAGACCCGTTCTCCCGGGAAGCGTACGACGAACTGGAGGAACGCTACCGCCGCGAGGGGACGGAGGGGTTGTTCTCGGCGGTGACGGACCGGCGACACCTCCGGGTGAAGAACTACGTCGTCGACGAGGGCCAGGGGATCGGCGTTCTCCACGCGGAAGACGACGGCAGCCCGAAAGAACGACTCGTCGGGTCGTGGATGCCGGGAATGCTCCGCGAACTGGACGCTCGCGGCCGGAAGGACCCCCGGGCGTTCAGCTACGACGGCGTGTTGTCGCAGGGCAACGGCCTGCTCACGCTCGTCGAGGACGCCAGTCAGCACGCGGACCTGCTGCGGAAGCTGTTGAACGTCCCCGACGAGGAACGGGTGAAGCTGGACAAGGGGATCGGGATGGACATCGACACGCAGTTGATCGTCATCTCGAACCCGGACCTGGACGTGGAGCTGGACCAGTACGCAGACCGGAACGGGCGTGACCCGTTGAAGGCGCTCAAGCGCCGGCTGGACCGCCACGAGTTCCGGTACCTCACGAGCGTCTCGTTGGAGACGGAGCTGATCCACCGGGAGCTGACGGACGAGACGCCCGTCTGGGAGACGGCGGTGTTAGACGAGACGCCGGAGCTGCCGAACAGCCGGGCGACGGACGACGTCACCGTCGATCCGGAGCTGGTCCACGATCACGTGCAGCAACGGGTTCGGGCGCCGCTGACCGTCACCGTCCGCGACGACCGGGGTCGGACCCGCGAGCGGGAGCTGGCGCCCCACACGCTGGAGGCGGCGGCGATGTACGGCGTCGTCTCCCGGTTGGACGGGGAGGATCTCCCGCCGGAGCTGGACCTGGTGGAGAAGGCGACGTTGTTCGACCGGGGGTACCTCCGGGAGGGTGACGAACGGACGGAGGCGGACGCGTTCGAGTTCGACGGCGACGACGGCAGCCACGGGATTCCGGTGACGTACACGCGTGACATAATTGCGGACCTGCTCCACGAGGAGACGGACCGGGCGCACCCGGAGCTCCCGGTGGAGGAGGTGTTGCTGCCGTCGGACGTGGTGAACGCGATGGCCGACCGGCTGTCGACCGCGCCGGTGTTCTCGCGGGCGGAGACGGCAGAGTACGAGACCCGGCTCGCGGGCGTGAAAGACTGGGTGTTCGAGCGGCAGGAGTCGGACGTGTTGGACGCGGTGCTGGCGGACAAGGCCGTCGCCGAGGAGACGGTCGCGGAGTACGTCGAGCACGTGTTCGCCTGGGAGGCGGACGAGCAGGTGGAGACGGAGCGTGGGTCGGTGGATCCGGATCCGTTGCTGATGAAGGTGTTCGAGACGGAACACCTCGGTCGGTTCGAGGACGACGACTACCGGGGCAACGAGCCCGGGTCGACGGTCGTGTCGTTCCGCCGGGAGAAGGTGATCACGGCGCTCAACCGGTTCGCCTGGGAACACCGGGACGACGACTTCTCGATCGCGGACGTGGATCTGACAGAGATCCCGGTGATCCGGGCCGTGCTCGACACCCACTCGTGGGACGACGTGGCGCGGATCTTCGAGGACCTCGACCCGGCACAGTGGGAGGATCCGCCCGCGAACACGGAGACGGAACAGGTGAAGGAGGACACGATCAGACACATGACCGAGAACGGCTACAGCGAGGCGTCCGCCGAGTTGACCAGTCGACGCGTGATGCGAGAGGTGAAAGGCCGATGGGACTGA
- a CDS encoding PrkA family serine protein kinase — translation MTGETQTLAELSEQYKQSVPEDLRAAKTFEWYLQELREDPRIARNAHQRVADMFDHYGTEYDEDAGVVEYQMASEDPIHDGENVFYGREIHESIHEFVNKVKSGARGLGPEKRIKLLLGPVGSGKSHFDYLVRRYFEDYTRRDDGRMYTFKWTNLTDVIPDQDPADDTVRSPMNQDPIVLLPQEQRDGVIQELNERLDAPYTIRNEQSLDPASSFYMNELLAHYDDDLHTVLEKHVEVVRLVADENQRQCVETFEPKDKKNQDETELTGDVNYSKLAVYGENDPRAFDYAGAFCNANRGLFSGEELLKLQREFLYDFLHASQEQTIKPKSNPRIDIDQVIVGRTNMPEYRDKKGDEKMEAFNDRTKRIDYPYVLEYEDESRIYRKMLRNADVPDIHVEPHAMEMAGLFGVLTRLEEPSDDSVTLVQKAKAYNGEIDETDEIDEMKLREDGDELAEIAEGMEGVSARFIGDEIAEAIMDATHRGRGYLSPLSVFNHFEQNLENHGSIAEEKLDTYQRYLEQVRGEYRDRAIEDVRHALAYDIDEIQRQGEKYMDHVMAYIDDTTVEDELTGREQEPDETFLRSVEEKLEVPGDRKDDFRQEVANWVSRRAREGSSFNPQDNDRLRRALERKLWEDKKHNINFSALVSANELDDDERSAWVDALVEQGYSKEGAREVLEFAGAEVAKSELEE, via the coding sequence ATGACCGGTGAAACACAGACCCTGGCGGAACTCAGCGAGCAGTACAAGCAATCGGTGCCGGAGGACCTCCGGGCCGCGAAGACGTTCGAGTGGTACCTCCAGGAGCTCCGGGAGGACCCGCGGATCGCCCGCAACGCCCACCAGCGCGTCGCGGACATGTTCGACCACTACGGTACGGAGTACGACGAGGACGCCGGCGTCGTAGAGTACCAGATGGCGAGCGAGGACCCGATCCACGACGGGGAGAACGTGTTCTACGGGCGCGAGATTCACGAGTCGATCCACGAGTTCGTGAACAAGGTGAAGTCCGGCGCCCGCGGACTCGGCCCGGAGAAACGGATCAAGCTCCTCTTGGGCCCGGTCGGCTCCGGGAAGTCCCACTTCGACTACCTCGTCCGGCGGTACTTCGAGGACTACACTCGGCGTGACGACGGTCGGATGTACACGTTCAAGTGGACGAATCTGACGGACGTGATCCCGGACCAGGACCCCGCAGACGACACGGTCCGGTCGCCGATGAACCAGGACCCGATAGTGTTGCTCCCACAGGAGCAACGCGACGGGGTGATCCAGGAACTGAACGAACGGCTGGACGCGCCGTACACGATCCGCAACGAGCAGAGTCTCGACCCGGCGTCCAGCTTCTACATGAACGAGCTGTTGGCACACTACGACGACGACCTCCACACGGTGTTGGAGAAACACGTCGAGGTGGTGCGGCTCGTCGCCGACGAGAACCAGCGCCAGTGTGTCGAGACGTTCGAGCCGAAGGACAAGAAGAACCAGGACGAGACGGAGCTGACGGGCGACGTGAACTACTCGAAGCTCGCGGTGTACGGGGAGAACGACCCCCGGGCGTTCGACTACGCCGGCGCGTTCTGTAACGCGAACCGTGGGCTGTTCTCCGGCGAGGAGCTGCTCAAGCTCCAACGAGAGTTCCTCTACGACTTCCTCCACGCCTCCCAGGAGCAGACGATCAAGCCCAAGAGCAACCCCCGGATCGACATCGACCAGGTGATCGTCGGTCGGACGAACATGCCGGAGTACCGGGACAAGAAGGGCGACGAGAAGATGGAGGCGTTCAACGACCGGACGAAGCGGATCGACTACCCGTACGTCCTGGAGTACGAAGACGAGTCGCGCATCTACCGGAAGATGCTGCGGAACGCGGACGTGCCGGACATCCACGTCGAGCCCCACGCGATGGAGATGGCGGGGCTGTTCGGCGTGCTCACCCGGCTGGAGGAGCCGTCGGACGACAGCGTGACGCTCGTCCAGAAGGCGAAGGCGTACAACGGAGAGATCGACGAGACCGACGAGATCGACGAGATGAAGCTCCGAGAGGACGGCGACGAACTCGCCGAGATCGCGGAGGGGATGGAGGGGGTGTCCGCCCGGTTCATCGGCGACGAGATCGCCGAGGCGATCATGGACGCCACCCACCGCGGTCGTGGGTACCTCTCCCCGCTGTCCGTGTTCAACCACTTCGAGCAGAACCTGGAGAACCACGGCTCCATCGCCGAGGAGAAACTGGACACCTACCAGCGGTACTTGGAGCAGGTGCGTGGCGAGTACCGCGACCGCGCCATCGAGGACGTGCGCCACGCGCTAGCGTACGACATCGACGAGATCCAGCGCCAGGGCGAGAAGTACATGGACCACGTCATGGCGTACATCGACGACACGACAGTGGAAGACGAGCTGACGGGCCGCGAGCAGGAGCCCGACGAGACGTTCCTGCGGTCCGTCGAGGAGAAGCTGGAGGTGCCGGGCGACCGGAAGGACGACTTCCGTCAGGAGGTCGCCAACTGGGTGTCCCGGCGTGCCCGCGAGGGGTCCAGCTTCAATCCGCAGGACAACGACCGGCTGCGCCGGGCGTTGGAGCGCAAGCTGTGGGAGGACAAGAAACACAACATCAACTTCTCCGCGTTGGTGTCGGCGAACGAACTGGACGACGACGAACGGTCCGCGTGGGTGGACGCGTTAGTCGAGCAGGGGTACTCGAAGGAGGGTGCCCGCGAGGTGTTGGAGTTCGCCGGCGCGGAGGTGGCGAAGTCGGAGTTAGAGGAGTGA
- a CDS encoding DUF5820 family protein has product MTLESDDLPTGWRLWNEEPDGRVILAYRPDVFDADRFDPACLPTIYLSNGARRRRPSAGAVETDEWHVTLFLEPEVEVEKTVYDDRESGLTGAMEVAERFAAGEVDHRSAYQVPRDAYLDELDRLVGDG; this is encoded by the coding sequence GTGACACTGGAGTCAGACGACCTCCCGACGGGGTGGCGGCTGTGGAACGAGGAGCCCGACGGCCGTGTGATCCTGGCGTACCGGCCGGACGTGTTCGACGCCGACCGGTTCGATCCGGCGTGTCTGCCGACGATCTACCTCTCGAACGGCGCCCGGCGGCGTCGCCCCAGCGCCGGCGCCGTCGAGACCGACGAGTGGCACGTCACGCTGTTCCTGGAGCCGGAAGTCGAAGTCGAGAAGACCGTCTACGACGACCGCGAGAGCGGGCTCACGGGCGCGATGGAGGTCGCAGAACGCTTCGCCGCCGGCGAGGTGGACCACCGCAGTGCCTACCAGGTCCCGCGGGACGCGTACCTCGACGAACTGGACCGACTCGTCGGCGACGGCTGA
- a CDS encoding XylR N-terminal domain-containing protein, with translation MQASDFDLEGDLTYGSQAGVNEFHANRMVTFNADAIGLLRQQLIDAVGTDQARELLLRFGFQSGYADYLQMETGYDWATPDDLLEVGPALHTQEGVVAVEPEEMEYDREAGEFYFEGLWHNSYEAQQHVIHNGVSDEPVCWSLMGYGSAWCSGFMGEPVLELETECVGMGDDVCRWVIKPIDEWDDRAEPYVAALQDFFEEV, from the coding sequence ATGCAAGCATCGGACTTCGACTTGGAGGGGGACCTGACGTACGGCTCACAGGCGGGCGTCAACGAGTTCCACGCCAACCGGATGGTGACGTTCAACGCGGACGCCATCGGGTTGTTGCGTCAACAGTTGATCGACGCCGTCGGGACGGACCAGGCCCGGGAGCTCCTGCTCCGATTCGGCTTCCAGTCCGGCTACGCAGACTACCTCCAGATGGAGACGGGGTACGACTGGGCGACGCCGGACGACCTGTTGGAGGTCGGGCCGGCGCTCCACACCCAGGAGGGAGTCGTGGCCGTCGAGCCCGAGGAGATGGAGTACGACCGCGAGGCCGGGGAGTTCTACTTCGAAGGGCTGTGGCACAACTCCTACGAGGCGCAACAACACGTCATCCACAACGGCGTGTCGGACGAGCCGGTGTGTTGGAGCCTGATGGGGTACGGCTCGGCGTGGTGTTCCGGCTTCATGGGCGAGCCCGTCCTCGAACTGGAGACGGAGTGTGTCGGGATGGGCGACGACGTGTGTCGCTGGGTGATCAAGCCGATCGACGAGTGGGACGACAGAGCAGAGCCGTACGTCGCGGCGTTGCAGGACTTCTTCGAGGAGGTGTAA
- a CDS encoding UPF0179 family protein, producing the protein MPTVTLIGTRLAEEGTEFVYQGESDACEGCPYRGQCLNLVVGRRYRVADVRENTQTLECAVHDAGVRAVEVEPASVTVNVPSKAAYAGSKASLAGSCPHVECPSHPYCEPDGAEFDREYRITEVHGDPPHDFCALDRELTQVEFEPDDG; encoded by the coding sequence ATGCCCACTGTCACGCTCATCGGCACGCGGCTCGCAGAGGAGGGAACGGAGTTCGTCTACCAAGGGGAGTCGGACGCCTGCGAGGGCTGTCCCTACCGGGGGCAGTGTCTCAATCTCGTCGTCGGTCGGCGCTACCGCGTCGCCGACGTGCGCGAGAACACCCAGACGCTGGAGTGTGCCGTCCACGACGCCGGGGTGCGGGCCGTCGAGGTGGAGCCCGCCTCCGTCACGGTCAACGTCCCGTCGAAGGCGGCGTACGCCGGCAGCAAGGCGAGCCTCGCCGGGTCGTGCCCGCACGTCGAGTGCCCGAGCCACCCGTACTGCGAGCCGGACGGCGCCGAGTTCGACCGGGAGTACCGCATCACGGAGGTCCACGGCGACCCCCCACACGACTTCTGTGCGCTGGACCGCGAACTCACGCAGGTGGAGTTCGAGCCGGACGACGGGTGA
- a CDS encoding phosphoadenosine phosphosulfate reductase family protein, which translates to MSQTTEFPDYLDVDYTSGEGESPDEYPSIEHKIEKALEVVETGLEEYDNPAVMWTGGKDSTLTLYFVKEIVEGRDDLELPTTVFIDHFQHFDELMEFVERWADEWDLEVKYARNTDVGEYVDENGLDPGDDIPVADLSEHNRHHIRDILEYEDETFPFLLDTYVGNHLLKTVALNQALEDEEIDGIISGIRWDEQEARADETFFSPRHDPDIYPPHDRVQPILQFEEADVWDAFWYFVVPETVDNYPDDGYVPQDYDDLPNGLTHEDIPVSPKYFAGFRSLGSEISTDKSAEEPAWLQDMENTTERAGRAQDKEDLMERLRDLGYM; encoded by the coding sequence ATGTCCCAGACGACCGAGTTCCCCGACTACCTCGACGTCGACTACACGAGCGGCGAGGGGGAGTCACCGGACGAGTACCCGAGCATCGAGCACAAGATCGAGAAGGCGTTGGAGGTCGTCGAGACCGGCCTGGAGGAGTACGACAACCCGGCGGTGATGTGGACCGGCGGCAAGGACTCGACGCTGACGCTGTACTTCGTCAAGGAGATCGTCGAGGGTCGGGACGACTTGGAACTGCCAACCACCGTCTTCATCGACCACTTCCAGCACTTCGACGAGCTGATGGAGTTCGTCGAGCGGTGGGCAGACGAGTGGGATCTGGAGGTGAAGTACGCCCGGAACACGGACGTGGGCGAGTACGTCGACGAGAACGGGCTGGACCCGGGTGACGACATCCCGGTCGCGGACCTGTCGGAGCACAACCGACACCACATCCGGGACATCCTGGAGTACGAAGACGAGACGTTCCCGTTCCTGTTGGACACGTACGTCGGTAACCACCTCCTGAAGACGGTAGCGCTGAACCAGGCGCTGGAAGACGAGGAGATCGACGGGATCATCTCCGGGATCCGGTGGGACGAACAGGAGGCCCGGGCAGACGAGACGTTCTTCTCGCCGCGTCACGACCCGGACATCTACCCGCCCCACGACCGCGTCCAGCCGATCCTCCAGTTCGAGGAGGCGGACGTGTGGGACGCGTTCTGGTACTTCGTCGTGCCGGAGACGGTCGACAACTACCCGGACGACGGCTACGTCCCGCAGGACTACGACGACCTGCCGAACGGGCTGACCCACGAGGACATCCCGGTGTCGCCGAAGTACTTCGCCGGGTTCCGGTCGCTCGGCTCGGAGATCTCCACGGACAAGTCCGCAGAGGAGCCGGCGTGGCTCCAAGACATGGAGAACACGACGGAACGCGCCGGCCGCGCACAGGACAAGGAGGACCTGATGGAGCGGCTGCGGGACCTCGGCTACATGTAG
- a CDS encoding MATE family efflux transporter, translating to MSYFDVSREEITEGSIPKAILLIATPLFAQNLVLTANQIVDLFWLGQFNALAVAAVGLASPLVWLLIGICIDVPFAGTRILFAQRYGSEDEMGAKRVAFNGLLVAVALGLLLGQPVRFLAGAAAPLLAELQPQSGGTAVAEMATAYIQIVATWIFLAGLGDVAEGCLLARGNSRATLVINVLVVVANLTVDPLLIFGVGPLPQLGIRGAAYATVASYLAGFVVAGVLAVRDGDVYSLATAKPRWNELREILDIGSPKVVSSTVGNAVSMAVFFVVFTVGGAAGLTAYTVGTRVSAVALLPVGAVGSAVSTVTGQNIGATEATRAKAAVYSGLKISVAGMLLLGGVQFLAASTVTKLFVPTIGERELALSVTFVELLALSYPASGVLKVVSSGFNAARRTRTSMMFRMANKLVLRLPLAVILGVMLSYETVGVFWARVGSSVTIAALFLTYILYEMSQGMYTSAVKKHAG from the coding sequence ATGAGCTACTTCGATGTCTCCAGAGAGGAGATTACAGAGGGGTCGATCCCGAAGGCAATTCTCCTGATCGCAACACCGCTGTTCGCACAGAATCTGGTCCTGACGGCGAACCAGATCGTCGACCTGTTCTGGCTCGGTCAGTTCAACGCGCTCGCAGTTGCTGCGGTGGGGCTGGCGAGCCCGCTCGTCTGGCTGCTGATCGGGATCTGTATCGACGTCCCGTTCGCGGGGACCCGGATTCTGTTCGCCCAGCGGTACGGAAGCGAAGACGAGATGGGTGCGAAGCGAGTCGCGTTCAACGGGCTCCTCGTCGCAGTGGCGCTCGGGCTCCTCCTCGGACAGCCAGTCCGCTTCCTCGCAGGTGCTGCTGCGCCGTTGCTCGCGGAGTTACAGCCACAGTCGGGCGGCACCGCCGTCGCCGAAATGGCAACGGCGTACATCCAGATTGTCGCAACCTGGATCTTCCTCGCCGGGCTCGGCGACGTTGCGGAGGGGTGTCTGCTGGCCCGTGGAAACTCCCGAGCGACGCTCGTCATCAACGTTCTGGTCGTGGTGGCGAACCTCACTGTCGATCCGTTACTGATCTTCGGAGTCGGTCCACTGCCGCAGCTCGGTATTCGGGGAGCGGCCTACGCGACTGTCGCCAGCTACCTCGCTGGCTTCGTCGTCGCGGGTGTGCTCGCAGTCCGGGACGGCGACGTGTACTCGCTCGCAACGGCGAAGCCACGCTGGAACGAACTGCGAGAGATCCTCGACATCGGGTCCCCGAAAGTCGTCAGTAGCACCGTCGGGAACGCGGTTTCGATGGCCGTGTTCTTCGTCGTCTTCACCGTCGGTGGTGCCGCGGGCCTGACCGCGTACACCGTCGGGACGCGGGTCTCGGCGGTCGCACTGCTCCCCGTCGGTGCCGTCGGGTCGGCAGTGTCGACCGTGACGGGGCAGAACATCGGTGCAACTGAGGCCACACGGGCCAAGGCTGCCGTCTACTCCGGATTGAAGATCAGTGTGGCCGGAATGCTGTTGCTCGGCGGAGTCCAGTTCCTCGCCGCCTCGACCGTCACGAAGCTGTTCGTCCCGACGATCGGCGAGCGTGAGTTGGCGCTGTCTGTGACGTTTGTGGAACTACTTGCGCTCTCGTATCCTGCTTCGGGAGTGCTCAAAGTGGTATCTTCGGGGTTCAACGCTGCCCGGCGGACGCGAACGTCGATGATGTTCCGGATGGCCAACAAACTCGTACTACGCCTTCCGTTGGCAGTGATACTGGGCGTGATGCTCTCGTACGAGACAGTCGGAGTGTTCTGGGCCCGTGTCGGCTCGTCAGTCACCATCGCAGCCCTGTTCCTCACCTACATTCTCTACGAGATGTCGCAGGGGATGTACACGAGTGCGGTAAAGAAACACGCCGGGTGA
- a CDS encoding glutaredoxin family protein: MTFQPEGEPDDVATRVDRVIEDNDVVLFMKGNRLMPQCGYSKRALQLISQYVEEFETVDVLPALDEYRAALSDHSDWETIPQAFVDGEFVGGSDVLSELDERGELESTLAAE, encoded by the coding sequence ATGACGTTCCAGCCAGAGGGTGAGCCGGACGACGTGGCCACACGCGTCGACCGAGTCATCGAGGACAACGACGTGGTGTTGTTCATGAAGGGGAACCGGCTGATGCCCCAGTGTGGCTACTCGAAGCGGGCGCTCCAGCTGATCTCTCAGTACGTCGAGGAGTTCGAGACCGTCGACGTGTTGCCCGCCTTAGACGAGTATCGGGCGGCGCTGTCGGACCACTCCGACTGGGAGACGATCCCGCAGGCGTTCGTCGACGGGGAGTTCGTCGGCGGCAGCGACGTGTTGTCCGAACTGGACGAACGTGGCGAACTGGAGTCGACGCTCGCGGCGGAGTGA
- a CDS encoding HalX domain-containing protein — protein MSDHSPTVLVVDDEQQVADAYALRLQMEYDDVRKAYGGEEALSAVDETVDVVLLDRRMPDYSGGEVLEKMRERGLDCSVIMVTAVDPDFDIVDMPFDDYLCKPVEKESLFDAIEQQLAEQEYDDDLQDYFSVVSKIGVLEAQKPTYELEDNEEYQELKARADELREELDQTVQDFDDVESAFMTIDRN, from the coding sequence ATGTCCGACCACAGTCCAACCGTGTTGGTCGTCGACGACGAGCAACAGGTCGCCGACGCCTACGCCCTCCGCCTCCAGATGGAGTACGACGACGTTCGGAAGGCGTACGGCGGGGAGGAGGCCCTGTCCGCCGTCGACGAGACGGTCGACGTCGTCCTGCTGGATCGCCGGATGCCGGACTACTCCGGCGGCGAAGTCTTAGAGAAGATGCGCGAGCGCGGGCTGGACTGTTCCGTCATCATGGTGACGGCGGTCGACCCGGACTTCGACATCGTCGACATGCCGTTCGACGACTACCTGTGTAAGCCCGTCGAGAAGGAGTCGTTGTTCGACGCCATCGAACAGCAGTTGGCCGAACAGGAGTACGACGACGACCTCCAAGACTACTTCAGCGTCGTGTCGAAGATCGGTGTCTTAGAGGCACAGAAGCCGACTTACGAACTCGAAGACAACGAGGAGTACCAGGAGCTGAAGGCCAGAGCCGACGAACTCCGCGAGGAACTCGACCAGACCGTCCAGGACTTCGACGACGTCGAGTCGGCGTTCATGACCATCGACCGGAACTGA
- a CDS encoding winged helix-turn-helix transcriptional regulator translates to MISTPNYARCSVGTVASNGRSHGWSPTRPTAGAPGPRRVAARTRTGKWLRRGASRTTQPPEVPDPSAGLSREEARAPKESFDPEERARIQETVAELLDLSGRAHAMAVLGEFAFSEDPLRFSDLEDRVEIAPDTPSARLSEFTGTGLLHRTAYDEITPRVEYTPTDRAEALFPLFGYLRHWAVESRL, encoded by the coding sequence GTGATCTCCACACCGAACTACGCTCGCTGTAGTGTTGGAACGGTAGCTTCGAACGGCCGGAGCCACGGGTGGTCGCCGACACGACCGACGGCGGGCGCTCCGGGTCCGCGGCGCGTAGCGGCGCGGACACGAACTGGCAAGTGGCTCCGACGCGGAGCCTCGCGCACGACGCAGCCGCCGGAGGTACCGGACCCGAGTGCCGGACTCTCCCGCGAGGAGGCTCGCGCGCCGAAGGAGTCGTTCGACCCCGAGGAGCGCGCCCGGATCCAGGAGACCGTCGCCGAACTGCTCGACCTCTCGGGGCGTGCCCACGCGATGGCCGTCCTCGGCGAGTTCGCCTTCTCCGAGGATCCGCTCCGCTTCTCCGACCTGGAAGACCGGGTGGAGATCGCTCCCGACACCCCCTCTGCCCGCCTGTCCGAGTTTACCGGTACCGGACTCTTGCACCGCACCGCCTACGACGAGATCACTCCGCGCGTGGAGTACACCCCGACCGACCGCGCCGAAGCTCTGTTCCCCCTGTTCGGGTACCTCCGCCACTGGGCAGTGGAGAGTCGGCTCTGA
- a CDS encoding BtpA/SgcQ family protein, giving the protein MTLLESDPVIGMVHLDALPGAPKFDGDREATFRAARRDARRLAAGGVDAVMVENFGDAPFYPDDVPKHVVASMTRAATVVADEVGVPVGVNVLRNDSLADLAVAQAVGADFVRANVHVGARVTDQGVIEGRAHEVMRERERLGADVSVLADHDVKHSAPLGTESFVAESMADGVERGLADATVVTGVGTGRGVDLSDLEAVVARRDEYELDTPVLVGSGVTSDTVGEILETADGVVVGTALKEGGDVGRPVSEDRVEALVAAADEVR; this is encoded by the coding sequence GTGACACTACTGGAGTCTGACCCTGTGATCGGGATGGTCCACCTGGACGCGTTGCCGGGGGCGCCGAAGTTCGACGGCGACCGCGAGGCGACGTTTCGGGCGGCGCGGCGGGACGCACGGCGGCTCGCAGCCGGCGGCGTAGACGCGGTGATGGTGGAGAACTTCGGAGACGCGCCCTTCTACCCGGACGACGTACCGAAACACGTGGTCGCGTCGATGACGCGGGCCGCGACGGTCGTCGCCGACGAGGTGGGCGTGCCGGTCGGGGTGAACGTCCTCCGGAACGACTCGCTGGCGGATCTGGCGGTCGCGCAGGCGGTCGGCGCGGACTTCGTCCGGGCGAACGTCCACGTCGGCGCCCGCGTGACGGACCAGGGCGTGATCGAGGGGCGTGCCCACGAGGTGATGCGGGAACGCGAGCGACTCGGCGCCGACGTGTCGGTCCTGGCGGACCACGACGTGAAACACTCCGCGCCGCTCGGGACGGAGTCGTTCGTCGCGGAGTCGATGGCCGACGGGGTCGAACGCGGGCTGGCGGACGCGACGGTCGTAACCGGCGTCGGCACCGGCCGCGGGGTGGATCTCTCCGACTTGGAGGCGGTCGTCGCGCGGCGCGACGAGTACGAACTCGACACGCCGGTTCTCGTCGGCAGCGGCGTGACGAGCGACACGGTCGGCGAGATCTTGGAGACCGCCGACGGCGTCGTCGTCGGCACCGCGCTGAAGGAGGGCGGCGACGTGGGGCGTCCGGTGTCGGAAGATCGGGTC